In the Flavobacterium pallidum genome, one interval contains:
- a CDS encoding AI-2E family transporter: protein MITSKTISNGILKAIGTLALIVAAIYLIWQIQTLIYYLVAALILTLIGNPIQLFFRKKLKFSMTMATVATLFIFILIIVGLIMMFVPLVLSQSENLSVLNTSEIETNVSELLAKINNFLISHGVDKGNTIDVSKITSKLDFNFIPVFLNSVLGALSSFGMGLASTLFITFFFLKDKIMFIIGIKKILPDNHEEKILNSLSKINDLLSRYFIGLLLQLFIVFLLYWIVLLIFGIQNGFVIAFFCAVLNIIPYIGPLIGSVLAAVLTMISNLGMDFQSEILPKTIYVMIGFAVVQFIDNNFSQPIIFSKSTNSHPLEIFLVILIGGFLFGVLGMIIAVPVYTMLKVIGKEFFPENKIIRILAKNI, encoded by the coding sequence ATGATCACGTCAAAAACAATCTCCAACGGCATTCTAAAGGCGATCGGGACGCTGGCGTTGATTGTTGCGGCCATTTACCTGATCTGGCAAATCCAGACCCTGATTTATTACCTGGTTGCGGCCTTGATCCTGACGCTTATTGGCAATCCGATCCAGCTTTTTTTCAGGAAAAAACTGAAATTCTCGATGACGATGGCTACTGTCGCGACCTTATTCATTTTCATTTTAATCATCGTGGGACTCATCATGATGTTCGTGCCGCTGGTGCTTTCCCAAAGTGAAAACCTTTCGGTATTGAATACTTCCGAAATTGAAACGAACGTCAGCGAACTATTGGCCAAGATCAATAACTTCCTGATTTCGCATGGCGTAGATAAAGGAAATACGATTGACGTTTCAAAAATCACGTCAAAACTGGATTTTAATTTTATCCCTGTATTCCTGAATTCGGTGTTGGGAGCGCTGAGCAGTTTCGGGATGGGCCTCGCTTCTACCCTTTTCATCACCTTTTTCTTCCTGAAAGACAAAATCATGTTCATCATCGGCATAAAAAAAATCCTGCCGGACAACCATGAAGAAAAAATCCTGAATTCCCTAAGCAAGATCAACGACTTGTTAAGCCGTTATTTTATCGGTTTATTGCTTCAATTGTTCATCGTATTCCTACTCTACTGGATTGTATTGCTGATTTTCGGGATACAAAACGGATTTGTGATTGCGTTCTTTTGCGCGGTATTGAACATCATTCCGTACATCGGGCCGCTGATCGGGTCGGTTTTGGCGGCTGTACTGACGATGATCAGCAATCTCGGAATGGATTTTCAGTCGGAGATCCTGCCGAAAACCATTTATGTAATGATCGGTTTTGCGGTCGTACAATTCATAGACAATAACTTTTCACAACCGATCATCTTTTCAAAAAGCACCAATTCCCATCCGTTGGAAATATTCCTGGTGATTTTAATAGGTGGATTTTTATTTGGTGTATTGGGCATGATCATCGCCGTCCCGGTTTACACCATGCTCAAGGTCATCGGAAAGGAGTTTTTTCCTGAAAATAAAATCATCAGGATACTGGCCAAAAATATTTAG
- a CDS encoding DUF4159 domain-containing protein has protein sequence MKKIFYILLFLPFFGNAQEIALIKYNGGGDWYANPTSLPNLIKFCNQNIRTKIKPKPGTVELSSPDLFSYPFVHATGHGNVVFSDAEVINLRKYMLSGGFVHFDDNYGMDQYIRKEIRKVFPDQELVEIPASHEIFQKPFPFPAGLPKIHEHDGKRPQAFGIFIENRLVFLYTFECDLGDGWEDPEVHNDPKEVREKALRMGANILNYIFNN, from the coding sequence ATGAAGAAAATATTTTATATCCTGTTGTTTTTGCCCTTTTTCGGGAATGCGCAGGAAATTGCCCTGATTAAGTACAATGGCGGCGGCGACTGGTATGCCAATCCGACTTCGTTACCAAACCTGATTAAATTCTGCAACCAGAACATCCGCACTAAAATCAAGCCCAAACCCGGAACCGTAGAACTTTCCAGCCCGGATTTGTTTTCGTACCCATTTGTGCACGCCACAGGTCACGGGAATGTGGTATTCAGTGATGCGGAGGTGATCAACCTCAGGAAATATATGCTTTCCGGTGGTTTTGTGCATTTTGATGACAATTATGGCATGGATCAATACATCCGAAAAGAAATCAGGAAAGTATTCCCTGATCAGGAATTGGTCGAAATTCCGGCTTCGCATGAGATTTTCCAGAAGCCTTTTCCTTTTCCTGCCGGACTGCCGAAAATCCACGAGCATGATGGAAAACGGCCGCAGGCTTTTGGGATTTTTATAGAAAACAGATTGGTTTTCCTATATACATTCGAATGTGACCTCGGTGACGGCTGGGAAGATCCTGAGGTCCACAACGACCCGAAGGAAGTCCGTGAAAAAGCACTCAGGATGGGTGCCAACATCCTTAATTACATATTCAATAATTAA
- a CDS encoding 16S rRNA (uracil(1498)-N(3))-methyltransferase yields MQLFYNPDISESSESFFFDREESKHIVKVLRKNTGDILFVTNGLGFLFKTEISLASENKCLVKIVSYEKQPKQKPELHLAVAPTKMNERYEWFLEKATEIGVSEITPIICDHSERKILKTERMEKILLSAMKQSNQYFLPKLNEPIAFKEFVSKKHNAHKFIAHCEQTAKKTLKSQLISNQDCLIMIGPEGDFSEKEITLALEENFLPVTLGETRLRTETAAIVACHSVVFFNEK; encoded by the coding sequence ATGCAGCTTTTTTATAATCCTGACATCAGCGAATCTTCAGAATCTTTCTTTTTTGACAGGGAAGAAAGCAAACATATCGTAAAAGTATTGCGTAAAAACACAGGCGATATTTTATTTGTAACCAATGGTTTAGGTTTTTTGTTTAAAACGGAAATTTCTTTGGCTTCCGAAAACAAATGCCTTGTGAAAATTGTTTCTTACGAAAAGCAGCCAAAGCAGAAACCGGAACTGCACCTTGCCGTAGCGCCCACTAAAATGAACGAGCGCTACGAATGGTTTCTGGAGAAAGCTACAGAGATTGGCGTGTCTGAAATTACGCCGATCATCTGCGACCATTCTGAACGCAAGATCCTGAAAACAGAGCGTATGGAAAAAATATTGCTGTCGGCGATGAAACAGTCAAACCAGTATTTTTTGCCGAAATTAAACGAGCCCATTGCGTTTAAGGAATTTGTATCAAAAAAACACAACGCTCATAAATTTATAGCGCATTGTGAGCAAACAGCAAAGAAAACCCTGAAAAGCCAACTCATTTCCAATCAGGATTGTTTAATTATGATCGGACCTGAAGGCGATTTTTCAGAAAAAGAAATTACATTAGCGCTTGAAGAAAATTTCCTTCCCGTAACCCTAGGTGAAACAAGATTACGCACTGAAACTGCCGCCATTGTTGCCTGCCACAGCGTTGTTTTTTTTAATGAAAAATAA
- the tsaD gene encoding tRNA (adenosine(37)-N6)-threonylcarbamoyltransferase complex transferase subunit TsaD, with protein MQPEAVFILSIESSCDDTAAAVMHNDKVLSNVVANQLIHQQYGGVVPELASRAHQQNIVPVIDAALQKAGVAKEQLNAIAFTQGPGLMGSLLVGTSFAKSLSLALDIPLIAVNHMHAHILAHFIDEEGFDKPEFPFLALTISGGHTQIVKVNGFFEMEIIGETTDDAVGEAFDKTAKILGLPYPGGPLVDKYAQSGNPKAFEFTKPKVPGLDFSFSGLKTQILYFIQKNVAQNPDFIAENINDICASIQHTIIKILMDKLKSAVAETGITQVAIGGGVSANSGIRSTLKEAEAKYGWKTFIPKFEYTTDNAAMIGIVGYQKYLHRKFNDKSVVSKARIEF; from the coding sequence ATGCAACCTGAAGCAGTTTTTATACTGTCCATTGAAAGTTCCTGCGATGATACCGCCGCAGCTGTAATGCATAACGACAAAGTGCTGTCGAATGTTGTGGCGAACCAGTTGATCCACCAGCAATATGGGGGCGTGGTTCCTGAGCTCGCTTCAAGGGCGCACCAACAGAATATCGTTCCCGTAATTGATGCTGCGCTGCAAAAGGCCGGTGTGGCGAAGGAGCAGTTGAACGCCATCGCCTTTACGCAGGGCCCGGGATTGATGGGATCGCTGCTTGTGGGGACCTCTTTTGCCAAATCATTGTCGCTCGCGCTGGACATTCCTTTGATTGCCGTGAACCATATGCATGCCCACATCCTGGCGCATTTTATCGATGAGGAAGGATTTGACAAGCCTGAATTTCCATTTCTGGCTCTGACGATTTCGGGCGGACATACCCAGATTGTTAAGGTGAACGGTTTTTTTGAAATGGAGATTATCGGGGAAACGACTGATGACGCTGTAGGTGAAGCTTTTGATAAAACCGCTAAAATACTGGGACTGCCCTATCCCGGAGGGCCTTTGGTCGATAAATATGCACAAAGCGGGAACCCGAAAGCGTTTGAATTTACGAAACCAAAAGTTCCCGGACTGGATTTCAGTTTTTCGGGGTTGAAAACTCAGATTTTGTATTTCATCCAGAAAAATGTAGCGCAAAATCCGGATTTCATTGCTGAAAATATCAACGATATCTGTGCATCGATCCAGCATACGATCATCAAAATCCTGATGGATAAGCTGAAATCAGCCGTGGCTGAAACGGGAATTACGCAAGTCGCTATTGGCGGCGGGGTTTCAGCGAATTCAGGGATCAGGAGCACTTTGAAGGAAGCAGAGGCAAAGTATGGCTGGAAAACTTTCATCCCGAAATTTGAATATACGACGGACAATGCTGCCATGATCGGCATCGTAGGCTATCAGAAATACCTTCACCGGAAATTCAATGATAAATCAGTGGTTTCCAAAGCACGAATCGAATTTTAA